The Caproicibacterium amylolyticum genome includes the window TGTAATTCACGCAGACGGCCTTTCTGTACCTTTTCATAGCGGTAGCAGCTGGTTTCATACCAAAGTTTCTGCGGCAGCGCAGCGGCGTAAAGGCCATGTTCCAACAAAGCGCGTGTTGCACCTGCAGTTCCCTCCGGGCGCAGAGAAATGGAACGATTTCCTTTGTCAAGGAAGGTGTACATTTCTTTCTGTACAACATCTGTGGTGTCACCTACGCCGCGCTGAAACAGCTCGGTATGCTCGAAAACCGGTGTGCGCACTTCACCAAAGCCGTGCAATGCGGCTTCCTCACGCAGAACTTGTTCGATAGCCTGCCACTTTTCGCTTTGCCCGGGCAAAATATCCTGTGTGCCGCGGGGCGCCTGTGTAATCAGTTCCATAGTCATTCCCTCCTGTAATCTAACCTGCTCATTATACCATATTAACTGCGTAAAGAAAAGTAAAATACAAGGTAAAAAAAGCTGCCCAAAAACAGCCCGGTTGGCACTGCTTTTGAACAGCCTGCAAAATTCTGCAAAGAAAAAACTCAGCCTTTTGGGTTGAGAATATTGCGCCAGTCAAGGTCGCCGCGCTCCAGTCCGTGAATCAGCACTTCTGCAGTAGCAATATTGGTTGCAACCGGGATGTTGTGCATATCACACAGGCGCAGCATATTCATATCATTTGGTTCGCTGGGCTTGGCGGTAAGCGGGTCGCGGAAAAAGAGAAGAAGGTCTACTTCATTGCAGGCAATTCGCGCGGAAATCTGCTGGTCGCCGCCCTGACTGCCGCTTAAAAACTTCTGAATCTGCAGCCCGGTAGCCTCGCTGACCAATTTACCGGTGGTTCCGGTTGCGCACAAATCGTGCCGACTGAGTACACCGCAGTAAGCGATGCAGAACTGCACCATCAATTCTTTTTTTGCGTCATGCGCAATCAAAGCAATATTCATGAAATAGAATCCTCCTTCAAAGAAATGAAGATATATGTACATCCCTGATTTTTAAAGTTTTTGCAGCGGCGGCAGCGGAACGTCGCGCCCCTCCAGCCGCAGGGCAAGCCGCGCAAATGCCAGCACGGCGGGGCAGTCTTTTGGCGGCAGACCGTTTACGGCGGCGGCGCGCAGTGCGCTGTCCTCCGGAACAACGGCAATCAGCTGAATACCGGTCGCGTCTATTACTGCGTCTAAGTCACTGAAAAAGTGTGCCTGCCGGAAAAAGGAACCGGAAAAACGGTTGATGACCAACCGCTGCTCAGTAACACCGAGTTCCAGCAGGTGGTCGCGTGCTTTGGCGGCTGCCGCGGCGCTGACACCATCCGGTGTGGAAACCACCACAGCACGGTCCGCCGCGGCACAGGCGCTGCGGAATCCGGTGCCAACTCCGGCGGGGCAGTCAATTAAAATGTGGTCATAGTGCCGGGCAAGCGCAGGCACCAGCTGCTGCATAACCCCCGCGCTGACAAGGTCTTCCTCATGAAGCGGAGCGGGCATTAAAAACAGTCCCGGCATCAGCGGACTGGCGTAAATTGCTTTTGCCGGAGAAGCCGCACCGGAAACAACATCGGAAAGGTCAAACACACGCCGCTGGGAAACCCCAAGCAGCATGTCCAGACAGCCCAGTCCGGCGTCACAGTCCAGCAGCAGTACACGCCTGCCGCGGGCAGCCAAGGCCAAACCAGTATGGGCGGTTGTGGTGGATTTGCCGACGCCGCCTTTTCCAGATGTGATTACTGTTACTGCTCCCATGCTTATAACCTCATGCTCATACTAACACATTCGCCCTAAATAGTCAAAGATATTCTTAATCGTTTTCATTTCTTTGTGAGAAATGGACAAAAACAGAAAGACAATTTTGATAAAGCAAACTGCACAAAAATTTTGGTGACACTTATTTTTTCTTCACTCAGTGGGTGGTGGAACTTGCCGTGGAGGAACTGGAGGAAGAAGGCTGGTTCAGTTTAAAGTAGGCATCGTAAATTGCCTTTGCCACGTTCTGGCTGTACTTGCCCTTTTCACCGTGCTCAATGACAACAGCAACCGCGATTTCCGGGTTGTCATACGGCGCAAAGGCAATAAAGGTGGTGTTATCCGCTTTGCTGGTTTCAGCGGTACCGGTTTTTGCAGCTACCTTGACCGGATATTCGCCGAAGGTGGAGTAAGCGGTACCGTGCGGACTTGCGCAGACGTCCCGCATACCCTGCTTTACAATGTCCAAATTGGTTTTGGAAAGGAAGCTGTAGTCGCTGTTGTCCGTGTAAGCTTCTGATTTAGTGGTGGAAACAACCTTCTGCCGGCTGTAGTCTGTAATGTGGTCCACCAGATGCACCTGCTTGCGGGTGCCATTGTTGGCAATGGTAGCAACGTAAGCCGCGAGCTGCGCCGGCGTAAATTGGTTGTCACTCTGCCCGATAGCAGCCTGAATGGTGTCGGTTTCGTACCAGACACCGCCGGCGGCTTTCTTTTCCGGCGGGCCGGCAAGCACACCGGTGCTTTCGGCAATTTCCACGCCGGTTTTTTCGCCAAGCCCCAGCTTTTTGCAGTAAACGTTCATGTTGGCGATTTTTGTCTGAAATCCGGTTTCAAAGAAGAAAACGTTGCAGGAGCGCTCCAAAGCTGTTTCCACTGTGATTGGGCCGTGGTAGCCTTCGCACACCGGGGTATAGCCGCTGCTGGCAAAGCGCAGATATTTGTGCTGGCAGACAAAGGTGGTGTTTTGGTTGATGATGCCTTCCTGCAGTGCGGCAAGTGCTACTGCAGGCTTAAAAATGGAGCCGGGGGTATAGGCGCTGCCAAAGGCGCGGTCCATCAGCGGGTTGGTTGAGTCGCTGAGCAGGCTGTTGGTGTAAGCCGTGTCGGACGGGTACTTTGCGAGGTCGTAGGACGGGTAGGATGCAGCCGCCAGTACGGAAAAGTCCTTGACGTTCAGTACAACTACACCGCCGCCCTTGCACAGCGGCTGCGCTGACTGCGCGGCTTTTACGTTTTCCGCGAGTGCCGCAGAGGCCACTTTCTGCAGATTGGAGTCAATGGTTAAAAATACGGTGTTTCCGTTTACCGGTGCGGTGGTTACTTTTTCGCCGGTGACGTCGCCGTTGGAGTTAATGGTCAGGCTCTTTTGTCCTTCTGTACCGCGCAGGGTGCTTTCCAGTGCACTTTCAATGCCGGATTTCCCCAATCGGTCATTCAGGTGGTAACCCTTGTCCTTTAATTTAGCATACTCTTCTGCAGAAATTGCACCCATGGTGCCGACTACCTGCGGAATCAGGGTGCTGTTCGGGTTTTCACGGGTTGTGGTGACCTTGGCGGTTACACCGGGCAGGCTGTCGCTGTTTTCACTGATAATCTCCACGGTATCGCGGCTGACATTTTCCGCAAATGTATAAGGTGTATTCAGCGAATAATCAAAGCCCTGCAGCGTCATGGCGTAACGCACAGAAACGATCTTGCGAAGGTCAGTTTTGCTGTAGCCCGCGGTGGGATTGTCGTTTTTTGAGGTTTGCTTAAAGTATTTGTTGATGAGATTCTGTATGCAGGTCTGCGCGTCAACGTAGTTGTTGACATTTAAAAAAGCCTTGGACTTCAGGTATTGAATTTCTGTTTCGGAATTCTGCTT containing:
- the mgsA gene encoding methylglyoxal synthase, which codes for MNIALIAHDAKKELMVQFCIAYCGVLSRHDLCATGTTGKLVSEATGLQIQKFLSGSQGGDQQISARIACNEVDLLLFFRDPLTAKPSEPNDMNMLRLCDMHNIPVATNIATAEVLIHGLERGDLDWRNILNPKG
- a CDS encoding P-loop NTPase, coding for MGAVTVITSGKGGVGKSTTTAHTGLALAARGRRVLLLDCDAGLGCLDMLLGVSQRRVFDLSDVVSGAASPAKAIYASPLMPGLFLMPAPLHEEDLVSAGVMQQLVPALARHYDHILIDCPAGVGTGFRSACAAADRAVVVSTPDGVSAAAAAKARDHLLELGVTEQRLVINRFSGSFFRQAHFFSDLDAVIDATGIQLIAVVPEDSALRAAAVNGLPPKDCPAVLAFARLALRLEGRDVPLPPLQKL
- a CDS encoding peptidoglycan D,D-transpeptidase FtsI family protein, whose translation is MHRRPRKKHTNIGRYVTCASVSLLLAAVFVGRLFQWQIIEGSTAVEEADKSSSTLVTMPTNRGEIVDKSGVGLATNKTGYALQFDHAYMTAATENATILRLINLLEKRGEKWLDTLPIIMDSKGNYVFKQNSETEIQYLKSKAFLNVNNYVDAQTCIQNLINKYFKQTSKNDNPTAGYSKTDLRKIVSVRYAMTLQGFDYSLNTPYTFAENVSRDTVEIISENSDSLPGVTAKVTTTRENPNSTLIPQVVGTMGAISAEEYAKLKDKGYHLNDRLGKSGIESALESTLRGTEGQKSLTINSNGDVTGEKVTTAPVNGNTVFLTIDSNLQKVASAALAENVKAAQSAQPLCKGGGVVVLNVKDFSVLAAASYPSYDLAKYPSDTAYTNSLLSDSTNPLMDRAFGSAYTPGSIFKPAVALAALQEGIINQNTTFVCQHKYLRFASSGYTPVCEGYHGPITVETALERSCNVFFFETGFQTKIANMNVYCKKLGLGEKTGVEIAESTGVLAGPPEKKAAGGVWYETDTIQAAIGQSDNQFTPAQLAAYVATIANNGTRKQVHLVDHITDYSRQKVVSTTKSEAYTDNSDYSFLSKTNLDIVKQGMRDVCASPHGTAYSTFGEYPVKVAAKTGTAETSKADNTTFIAFAPYDNPEIAVAVVIEHGEKGKYSQNVAKAIYDAYFKLNQPSSSSSSTASSTTH